One Actinospica robiniae DSM 44927 genomic region harbors:
- a CDS encoding SAM-dependent methyltransferase: MDEESGDDRWVSVVGQRWQPPEIDPHVPHPVRMWDYMIGGKDHYDADRIAVDYLATLWPDVFLSARAAEAYAERAAAWIADGTGLTQFLQLGCAIPLKTPLDGVVHDRAPGAPYVYVTDDPITAAHARAVLTARARGPGHELSERCDKLAGVLIKR; this comes from the coding sequence ATGGACGAAGAGTCAGGTGACGATCGCTGGGTGTCAGTCGTCGGACAGCGGTGGCAGCCGCCTGAGATCGACCCGCACGTCCCGCATCCGGTGCGCATGTGGGACTACATGATCGGCGGTAAGGACCACTACGACGCCGACCGGATAGCCGTGGACTATCTGGCCACGCTCTGGCCGGACGTCTTCCTGAGCGCACGCGCCGCCGAGGCGTACGCGGAGCGCGCCGCGGCGTGGATCGCGGACGGCACGGGCCTGACCCAGTTCCTCCAGCTCGGCTGCGCGATCCCGCTCAAGACACCGCTCGACGGCGTGGTGCACGACCGCGCTCCCGGGGCACCCTACGTCTACGTCACCGACGACCCGATCACCGCCGCGCACGCCCGGGCCGTGCTCACCGCCAGGGCGCGCGGGCCCGGGCACGAACTCTCCGAACGCTGCGACAAGCTGGCCGGAGTGCTGATCAAACGGTGA
- a CDS encoding PQQ-binding-like beta-propeller repeat protein codes for MIGTPTVLWKSTLPAEGSPTVGGGAVWWVNYFAGELYALDPATGAAKAQIYLGGPTPNFVSPTLSGDQVFVGTDTGVAAVAGA; via the coding sequence TTGATCGGCACTCCGACGGTGCTGTGGAAATCCACCCTTCCCGCCGAAGGCTCCCCCACTGTCGGCGGCGGCGCGGTCTGGTGGGTGAACTACTTCGCCGGAGAGCTCTACGCCCTCGACCCGGCCACCGGCGCCGCCAAGGCACAGATCTACCTCGGCGGCCCGACCCCGAACTTCGTCTCCCCCACTCTGTCCGGCGACCAGGTCTTCGTCGGCACCGACACCGGCGTCGCCGCCGTCGCCGGAGCCTGA
- a CDS encoding aquaporin has product MSSESARRALAEALGTGLLVAIVVGSGITAQRLSPGDIGLELLENSIATALGLGALILMLGPVSGAHFNPVVTLADYVLGRRTGAGLDAATVAVFIPAQVAGGIGGAALANLMFGLPTVTASTHVRDGGHLWLGEVVATAGLVLLVFSLARTGRGAYGPAAVGAYIGAAYWFTSSTSFANPAVTIARAFTDTFSGIAPGSIAGFVGAQLLGAAIGVGLVAVLFPHRPTPAKPLASAEPLGAEHVTIPTTARTAP; this is encoded by the coding sequence ATGAGTAGCGAGTCGGCCCGCCGCGCGCTCGCCGAAGCGCTGGGCACCGGGCTGCTGGTCGCGATCGTGGTCGGCTCTGGTATCACGGCGCAGCGCCTGTCCCCGGGCGACATCGGCTTGGAACTGCTGGAGAACTCGATCGCGACCGCTCTCGGTTTGGGTGCGCTGATCCTGATGCTCGGCCCGGTATCCGGCGCGCACTTCAACCCGGTGGTCACCCTCGCCGACTACGTTCTCGGCCGCCGCACCGGTGCCGGGCTCGACGCGGCCACCGTGGCGGTGTTCATCCCGGCGCAGGTCGCGGGCGGCATCGGCGGTGCGGCGCTGGCCAACCTGATGTTCGGCTTGCCCACCGTCACCGCCTCCACCCACGTGCGCGACGGCGGGCACCTGTGGCTCGGTGAAGTCGTCGCGACGGCAGGTCTCGTGCTGCTGGTCTTCTCGCTGGCCCGCACCGGCCGCGGCGCTTATGGCCCGGCGGCGGTCGGTGCGTACATCGGCGCGGCGTACTGGTTCACCTCGTCGACCAGCTTCGCCAACCCGGCCGTCACCATCGCACGTGCGTTCACTGACACGTTCTCCGGGATAGCGCCGGGCTCGATCGCCGGATTCGTCGGCGCGCAACTTCTCGGCGCCGCTATCGGAGTCGGCTTGGTCGCAGTCCTCTTCCCGCACCGCCCGACCCCGGCCAAGCCGCTTGCCTCCGCCGAGCCGCTCGGAGCCGAACACGTCACGATCCCCACGACCGCGAGGACCGCCCCATGA
- a CDS encoding ArsR/SmtB family transcription factor, with translation MSKKELAVLQPPACCTPMVREPLSEQDAKALAASFKALSDPVRLRLLSLIASFEGGEACVCDLTGPFDVSQPTISHHLKVLREAGLIDSERRGTWVYYWVLPDALARLGSLLATDGAAGASAR, from the coding sequence ATGTCGAAGAAGGAACTCGCGGTGCTCCAGCCGCCCGCCTGCTGCACCCCGATGGTGCGCGAGCCGCTGTCCGAGCAGGACGCGAAGGCGTTGGCGGCCTCGTTCAAGGCGCTCTCGGATCCGGTGCGGCTTCGGCTGCTCTCGCTGATCGCCTCGTTCGAGGGTGGCGAGGCGTGTGTGTGCGATCTGACCGGCCCGTTCGATGTCTCGCAGCCGACCATCAGCCACCACCTGAAAGTGCTGCGCGAGGCCGGGCTGATCGACTCGGAGCGGCGCGGGACCTGGGTCTACTACTGGGTGCTACCCGACGCGCTCGCGCGGCTCGGCTCGCTGCTGGCCACCGACGGCGCAGCCGGCGCGTCCGCCCGATGA
- a CDS encoding arsenate reductase ArsC yields the protein MTDKPSVLFVCVHNAGRSQMAAGFLTHLAGDRIEVRSAGSAPAGTVNPAAVEAMKEVGIDISAEAPKILTIDAVKASDVCITMGCGDTCPVFPGKRYLDWSLDDPAGQGVEAVRPIRDEIERRVRALIAQLAPHG from the coding sequence ATGACCGACAAACCCAGCGTGCTGTTCGTGTGCGTACACAACGCCGGCCGCTCCCAGATGGCCGCCGGATTCCTCACCCACCTGGCAGGCGACCGGATCGAGGTGCGCTCGGCCGGTTCCGCGCCGGCCGGCACCGTCAACCCCGCCGCCGTGGAGGCGATGAAGGAAGTCGGCATCGACATCTCCGCCGAGGCCCCGAAGATCCTGACCATCGACGCGGTCAAAGCCTCCGACGTGTGCATCACCATGGGCTGCGGCGATACCTGCCCGGTCTTCCCGGGCAAGCGCTACCTCGACTGGAGCCTCGACGACCCGGCAGGCCAGGGCGTCGAGGCCGTCCGACCGATCCGCGACGAGATCGAGCGGCGCGTCCGAGCTCTGATCGCGCAACTCGCTCCGCACGGTTAG
- a CDS encoding PQQ-binding-like beta-propeller repeat protein has translation MTGRAGGRRLAASVCCVALVALAASDCAASGGAPAHSAAVPSASDGEPGQWITYNGGNERQGTATSETAASSTPSPSPSSPLAIAWHAKLDGAVYGQPLLVGDRILAATENDSVYALDESDGRVLWHTRIGSPQPLSGLPCGDIDPLGITSTMAYDPATGSLFTLAETDGGQHTLVAIDPSTGGVRWRRSVEPPSGVPMDTQQRAALTVAFGRVYVPFGGLDGDCGKYIGSVVGTPASGQGAQVHYAVPTSLRGAIWAPGGLLTVGGTLYAAAGNGASTTGFDGSDSVIALGPDLARLGFFAPATWAQDNADDLDLGSMTPALVGDRILALGKRGTAYLLAADRLGGVGGQIAQSRVCPAFGAAAVRGSTAYVACPDGIRAIDTAGDRISVSWRSAARANGSPTLSGGDVWAVAWPAGTLYRFAASTGAVTGLIALGTVPHFASATLADGRAFVGTINGVTAIDR, from the coding sequence GTGACAGGTCGTGCCGGTGGTCGCCGCCTCGCGGCCTCGGTCTGCTGCGTGGCCCTCGTCGCCCTGGCAGCCTCCGATTGCGCCGCGTCCGGCGGCGCACCAGCCCATTCCGCCGCCGTGCCGTCCGCGTCGGACGGCGAGCCGGGGCAGTGGATCACCTACAACGGCGGCAACGAGAGACAGGGCACGGCGACCTCCGAGACCGCCGCCTCAAGCACGCCTTCGCCGTCCCCGTCCTCCCCGCTTGCGATCGCTTGGCACGCGAAGCTCGACGGGGCTGTCTACGGCCAGCCGCTGCTGGTCGGCGATCGCATTCTGGCCGCGACCGAGAACGACTCGGTCTACGCGCTCGATGAGAGTGACGGCCGGGTGCTGTGGCATACCCGCATCGGTAGCCCTCAGCCGCTGTCCGGCCTGCCGTGCGGCGACATCGATCCGCTCGGTATCACCTCCACGATGGCCTACGACCCCGCCACCGGCTCGTTGTTCACGCTCGCCGAGACCGACGGGGGCCAGCACACCCTGGTGGCTATCGACCCGTCCACCGGAGGTGTGCGGTGGCGGCGTTCGGTCGAGCCGCCCAGCGGCGTCCCCATGGACACGCAGCAGCGGGCCGCGCTCACGGTCGCGTTCGGCCGCGTGTACGTGCCCTTCGGCGGTCTCGACGGGGACTGCGGCAAGTACATCGGCTCCGTGGTCGGCACGCCGGCGAGCGGGCAAGGCGCCCAGGTCCATTACGCCGTGCCGACCTCGCTTCGCGGCGCGATCTGGGCACCCGGCGGCCTGCTGACCGTCGGCGGCACCCTCTACGCCGCTGCCGGCAACGGCGCTTCGACCACCGGATTCGACGGCAGCGACTCGGTCATCGCACTCGGCCCGGATCTCGCCCGCCTCGGCTTTTTCGCCCCTGCCACCTGGGCGCAGGACAACGCGGACGACCTCGACCTCGGCTCGATGACACCGGCGCTGGTCGGCGACCGAATCCTCGCGCTCGGCAAACGCGGAACCGCGTACCTGCTGGCCGCGGACCGCCTCGGCGGCGTCGGCGGGCAGATTGCGCAGTCGCGGGTGTGCCCAGCGTTCGGTGCGGCCGCCGTACGCGGCAGCACGGCCTACGTGGCCTGCCCGGACGGCATCCGCGCGATCGATACGGCCGGCGACCGGATCAGCGTCTCGTGGAGGTCAGCGGCCCGCGCCAACGGCTCGCCGACCCTCTCCGGCGGCGACGTGTGGGCCGTGGCCTGGCCCGCTGGCACCTTGTACCGCTTCGCGGCGTCCACCGGCGCGGTCACCGGCCTCATCGCACTCGGCACGGTCCCGCATTTCGCGTCAGCCACCCTCGCCGACGGCCGGGCCTTCGTCGGCACGATCAACGGCGTCACCGCGATCGATCGGTAA
- a CDS encoding long-chain-fatty-acid--CoA ligase, protein MNLSDLLTRAAAEHGASPALLLGDRVLTYGQLNSLAGRVAAALTERGVAPGHRIGLMLPNVLEFPVLYYGALRAGAVVVPMNPLLKPREIAHYAGDSGMKVLFAFESAETSARAGVDGVETRVIPVAPGSLEALLADHPDEAPNVPRRADDLAVILYTSGTTGKPKGAMLTHANMTGSAETARALVHLSGQDAVLGVLPLFHVFGQTCVMNAALLAGARLVLLARFHADAVLQTIQDERVSVFMGVPTMFAALLSALRNGSAPIEPTPLRACVSGGASLPVEILHAFEAAFDCLVLEGYGMSETTAVASFNRTDRARKPGSVGIPVGGVEMRLIDVSDGVGEICVRGHTVMAGYWSLPETTAETLTDGWLRTGDLARIDEDGYYYIVDRKKDMIIRGGYNVYPREIEEVLYEHPDVVEAAVVGIAHPELGEEVAAAVVLRAGACASEAELRQFVRDRVAPYKYPREIWLRESLPKGPTGKILKREINSSGKEMADRV, encoded by the coding sequence ATGAATCTGTCGGACCTGCTCACACGCGCAGCCGCGGAACACGGCGCTAGTCCGGCGCTGCTGCTCGGCGATCGTGTACTGACATACGGTCAACTGAACAGCCTGGCGGGCCGGGTCGCCGCGGCGCTCACCGAACGCGGCGTCGCTCCCGGCCACCGGATCGGGCTGATGCTGCCCAATGTGCTGGAGTTCCCCGTCCTGTACTACGGCGCACTACGCGCCGGCGCGGTAGTCGTACCGATGAACCCGCTGCTCAAGCCACGGGAGATCGCGCACTACGCAGGCGATTCGGGTATGAAGGTGCTTTTTGCCTTCGAGAGCGCCGAGACGTCTGCGCGGGCCGGCGTCGACGGCGTCGAGACTAGGGTGATCCCGGTAGCGCCGGGAAGCCTCGAGGCGCTCCTGGCCGATCACCCCGATGAAGCGCCTAACGTCCCCCGGCGTGCGGACGACCTCGCCGTCATCCTCTACACCTCCGGCACGACCGGGAAGCCCAAAGGCGCCATGCTCACGCACGCGAACATGACGGGCAGCGCCGAGACCGCACGCGCGCTCGTCCACTTGAGCGGGCAAGACGCAGTCCTGGGCGTCCTTCCGCTGTTCCACGTGTTCGGCCAGACCTGCGTCATGAACGCCGCCCTCCTGGCCGGCGCCCGCCTCGTCCTGCTCGCGCGCTTCCACGCCGATGCGGTGCTGCAGACGATCCAGGACGAGCGTGTCAGCGTTTTCATGGGCGTCCCGACGATGTTCGCCGCCCTGCTCTCGGCCCTCCGGAACGGCAGCGCCCCCATCGAGCCGACGCCACTGCGCGCCTGCGTGTCGGGCGGAGCATCGCTGCCCGTGGAAATACTGCACGCGTTCGAGGCCGCGTTCGACTGCCTGGTGCTCGAGGGCTACGGGATGTCGGAGACTACCGCGGTAGCCAGCTTCAACCGCACCGACCGGGCCCGCAAGCCCGGCTCGGTCGGCATACCCGTCGGCGGAGTCGAGATGCGCCTGATCGACGTCAGCGACGGTGTCGGTGAAATATGCGTGCGCGGACACACCGTGATGGCGGGCTACTGGTCGCTGCCCGAAACCACGGCGGAGACTCTGACGGACGGATGGCTGCGGACCGGCGATCTGGCCCGCATCGACGAAGACGGCTACTACTACATCGTGGACCGCAAGAAGGACATGATCATCCGCGGCGGCTACAACGTCTACCCTCGAGAGATCGAGGAAGTCCTCTACGAGCACCCGGACGTGGTCGAGGCCGCGGTGGTCGGGATAGCGCACCCGGAACTCGGCGAAGAAGTGGCGGCCGCCGTAGTGCTACGGGCCGGAGCCTGCGCAAGCGAAGCGGAACTGCGGCAGTTCGTGCGCGACCGGGTGGCGCCCTACAAGTATCCGCGCGAGATCTGGCTGCGCGAGTCCCTGCCCAAGGGCCCGACGGGCAAGATCCTGAAACGGGAGATCAACTCCTCCGGGAAGGAAATGGCAGACCGTGTCTGA
- a CDS encoding ArsR/SmtB family transcription factor: MGHVNAEQENVPRERAPQAVLDAASAAAVAETLQALATPSRLLILVRLRRGACTVTELAREIGMEQSAVSHQLRLLRHLGLVTGTRQGKNTVYALYDNHVAALLDEAVYHSEHLRLGLRDHVGQPGIETIA; this comes from the coding sequence ATGGGTCATGTCAACGCCGAGCAGGAGAACGTGCCGCGTGAGCGGGCCCCGCAGGCGGTGCTCGACGCCGCGTCTGCTGCCGCCGTGGCCGAGACGCTCCAGGCACTGGCCACCCCCAGCCGCCTGCTGATCCTCGTGCGACTGCGCCGGGGCGCGTGTACGGTCACTGAGCTGGCCCGCGAGATCGGCATGGAGCAGTCCGCCGTCTCCCACCAACTGCGCCTACTGCGCCACCTCGGCCTCGTCACCGGCACGCGTCAGGGCAAGAACACCGTGTATGCCCTCTACGACAACCACGTCGCCGCCCTTCTCGACGAAGCCGTCTACCACTCAGAGCATCTGCGCCTGGGCCTGCGCGACCACGTCGGCCAGCCCGGGATCGAGACGATCGCCTAA
- a CDS encoding GGDEF domain-containing protein, with protein MAIEAEDVGAPARARPCHERVSGPPDDHIRRIRATMSEPDELTSPVQGKLLFGIAGIFFLLGSTVSFIAALAYRAEFPRAQRGVESGSIVEYVCAAAGGCLGIVLLLARTRLPARLASILPLLGVVLLTAPMLASQRTTPTDAILLLWPVLYAGCLLSVEVAWVTTAASLIALVASSLIDPRLTLVGYGPMAVTLVLTVCVVVSLQHRLHAVVSEFERRAGTDVLTGLANRRELVETLGREAAAHRRRGSALSVLMIDADRFKQINDTAGHDVGDDVLRRLGALLRREFRQGDLAARFGGEEFMVILIDCSVADAAARAEELRALIAAESAAWPHTMTVSIGVAELSLDAPVSEGSASLIRHADGALYAAKQSGRNRVRVAEA; from the coding sequence GTGGCCATAGAGGCGGAGGACGTTGGCGCGCCTGCCCGAGCGCGACCCTGTCACGAGAGAGTATCGGGACCACCAGACGATCACATACGGAGAATCCGCGCGACGATGAGTGAGCCCGACGAGCTGACCTCACCCGTCCAGGGAAAACTGCTGTTCGGCATCGCCGGGATCTTCTTCCTCCTGGGCTCGACAGTGAGCTTCATCGCAGCTCTCGCCTACCGGGCGGAATTTCCCCGAGCTCAGCGCGGCGTCGAGTCCGGGTCGATCGTCGAGTACGTCTGCGCGGCAGCGGGAGGCTGCCTCGGCATCGTCCTGCTACTGGCCCGCACGCGGTTACCGGCACGTCTGGCCTCGATCCTTCCCCTCCTCGGAGTCGTGCTGCTCACCGCGCCGATGCTCGCGAGTCAGCGCACGACACCCACCGATGCGATCTTGTTGCTGTGGCCCGTGCTTTACGCAGGCTGCCTGCTCTCGGTCGAGGTGGCCTGGGTCACCACCGCGGCAAGCCTCATCGCGCTGGTGGCCTCGAGCCTGATCGATCCTCGGCTCACCTTGGTCGGCTACGGCCCGATGGCGGTGACGCTCGTGCTGACGGTGTGCGTCGTGGTGTCACTGCAGCACCGCTTGCACGCGGTCGTCTCCGAGTTCGAGCGCCGAGCCGGCACCGATGTGCTTACGGGGCTGGCCAACCGGCGAGAGCTGGTGGAGACGCTCGGGCGCGAAGCGGCCGCACATCGTCGCCGCGGCAGCGCCCTGTCCGTACTGATGATCGACGCGGACCGCTTCAAGCAGATCAACGACACGGCCGGCCACGATGTCGGAGACGACGTACTGCGCCGGCTGGGGGCGCTGCTGCGCCGCGAGTTTCGCCAGGGCGATCTGGCGGCCAGGTTCGGCGGCGAGGAGTTCATGGTGATCCTCATCGACTGCTCCGTGGCCGACGCCGCCGCACGCGCGGAAGAGCTTCGAGCGCTGATCGCCGCCGAGTCCGCCGCTTGGCCGCACACCATGACGGTCAGCATCGGCGTCGCCGAGCTCTCACTCGATGCACCCGTGTCGGAGGGAAGTGCCTCGTTGATCCGTCACGCCGATGGAGCACTCTATGCAGCCAAGCAGTCCGGGCGAAATCGCGTGCGGGTAGCCGAGGCGTGA
- a CDS encoding maleylpyruvate isomerase family mycothiol-dependent enzyme → MSEAWHTELRRERTRFLETVSELTDDEFDHAPTLCADWAPRDVLAHLIGLDAMASHYLRPSALSLNRGNARMVAHGRTLSREQLTSLGWKAATAPSAQARATAWLLTGDAAMHHQDVLRGLGRNREIPEAVARALFREGVIWSWPFGRKLTRYRVIPTTPGGRPRGRGRLVHGTTEALSLWLAGRESVAAELTFE, encoded by the coding sequence GTGTCTGAGGCATGGCACACAGAACTCCGCCGGGAACGCACCCGCTTCTTGGAGACCGTCAGCGAGCTGACGGATGACGAATTCGACCATGCGCCCACGCTGTGCGCCGACTGGGCACCCCGCGACGTCCTGGCCCACCTGATCGGCCTGGACGCGATGGCATCCCACTATCTCCGGCCATCGGCACTGTCGCTGAACCGGGGAAATGCGCGGATGGTCGCCCACGGCAGGACCCTGAGCCGTGAGCAGCTGACGAGCCTCGGGTGGAAAGCCGCAACTGCCCCCTCGGCCCAGGCCCGGGCGACGGCATGGCTGCTCACCGGCGACGCGGCGATGCACCATCAGGACGTCCTGCGCGGCTTGGGCCGCAACCGCGAGATCCCCGAGGCGGTCGCCCGCGCCCTGTTCCGCGAAGGGGTCATCTGGAGCTGGCCGTTCGGCCGCAAGCTCACCCGCTACCGCGTCATTCCCACCACACCCGGCGGCAGGCCACGCGGCCGCGGCCGGCTCGTTCACGGCACCACCGAAGCGCTCAGCTTGTGGCTCGCCGGACGCGAAAGCGTCGCCGCCGAGCTCACGTTCGAGTAG
- a CDS encoding TetR/AcrR family transcriptional regulator, translated as MAEDDRRVRRTRRALREALIGLTLEKGYDRITVQEILDRADVVRSTFYAHYRDKDSLLFSCFDDMFAELASTVHAMAPGAPLADPARPAEIMYQHASENRRVYRAMCGRQGGAHVYRHLHRRLTDLVREHLRPHLAAAGCELPADLVADYYTNAALGMLSWWVDHDFPHDARWLAQACQTLAVPGLLAALTTGVGAEAPRASLPA; from the coding sequence GTGGCCGAGGACGATCGGAGGGTCCGGCGCACCCGGCGCGCCCTGCGGGAGGCGCTGATCGGGCTGACCTTGGAGAAGGGATACGACCGCATCACCGTGCAGGAGATCCTGGACCGGGCCGACGTCGTGCGCTCGACCTTCTACGCGCACTACCGGGACAAGGACTCGCTGCTGTTCAGCTGTTTCGATGACATGTTCGCCGAGCTCGCGAGCACCGTCCATGCCATGGCCCCGGGCGCCCCGTTGGCCGACCCGGCACGGCCGGCCGAGATCATGTATCAGCATGCGAGTGAGAACCGACGGGTCTACCGCGCGATGTGCGGCCGGCAGGGCGGCGCGCACGTCTACCGCCATCTGCACCGCCGCCTTACCGACCTGGTGCGCGAGCACCTGCGCCCGCACCTAGCGGCGGCCGGCTGTGAACTGCCCGCCGATCTGGTGGCCGACTACTACACCAACGCTGCTCTCGGCATGCTGAGCTGGTGGGTCGACCACGACTTCCCGCACGACGCACGCTGGCTCGCCCAAGCGTGCCAGACCCTCGCCGTCCCCGGCCTGCTCGCAGCTCTGACGACAGGCGTCGGCGCCGAAGCTCCGCGCGCATCACTGCCCGCATAG
- a CDS encoding HNH endonuclease yields the protein MTQANITTTICASGYTAKVHPSSSATNRLKAQMYQAYGIASGTVSELDHLVPLELGGANDVANLWPEIGKLPNPKDKVENDLREDVCSGKVSLAAAQKAIAADWMTAEEQLGVS from the coding sequence GTGACGCAGGCGAACATAACGACGACGATATGTGCCTCGGGGTACACGGCGAAGGTGCATCCCTCGTCCTCGGCCACGAACCGGCTGAAGGCGCAGATGTACCAGGCCTATGGGATCGCCTCGGGCACCGTGTCCGAGCTCGATCACCTGGTGCCGCTGGAACTCGGCGGAGCGAACGACGTGGCGAACCTGTGGCCGGAGATCGGGAAGCTGCCCAACCCGAAGGACAAGGTGGAGAACGATCTGCGCGAGGACGTGTGCTCGGGGAAGGTGTCGCTGGCTGCCGCGCAGAAGGCGATAGCGGCGGACTGGATGACCGCGGAGGAGCAGCTCGGGGTGTCGTGA
- a CDS encoding ArsI/CadI family heavy metal resistance metalloenzyme, with translation MSRVQLALRVSDLDDSIAFYSKLFGVEPAKRRPGYANFAITEPPLKLVLLEGDDDEPTRLDHLGVEVEGAAQVAEAISRLAGEGLATDVEENTTCCYALQDKVWVTGPGSERWEVYTVLADARPDLEGQTDGNIRRDQTACCRQAPAAEELTLTRKGCY, from the coding sequence ATGTCCCGCGTCCAACTCGCCCTGCGCGTATCCGACCTCGATGACTCGATCGCGTTCTACAGCAAGCTCTTCGGCGTCGAGCCGGCCAAGCGCCGCCCCGGCTACGCCAACTTCGCCATCACCGAGCCCCCGCTCAAGCTCGTCCTGCTCGAAGGCGACGACGACGAGCCCACCCGCCTCGACCACCTCGGCGTCGAGGTCGAGGGCGCCGCACAGGTGGCCGAGGCGATCTCGCGCCTGGCCGGCGAGGGCCTGGCCACCGACGTGGAGGAGAACACCACCTGTTGCTACGCGCTTCAGGACAAGGTCTGGGTCACCGGGCCCGGGAGCGAGCGCTGGGAGGTCTACACCGTGCTCGCCGACGCCCGCCCCGACCTCGAAGGCCAGACCGACGGCAACATCAGGCGCGACCAGACCGCCTGCTGCCGCCAGGCGCCGGCGGCGGAAGAACTGACCCTGACTCGCAAGGGCTGCTACTAG
- a CDS encoding peptidase inhibitor family I36 protein: MKTAKVRLAAFGLAVAGTLSAAVVMASPSYAETIGANSCEGTGFNGYGEVGGCLFYNSNNDGAYFFFDKNIPDLVDYTFNHQGVPPAGLGQGVKNNAASAYNNSDACMEIFFNSNYKGASEILPPHTGTNKLGVTYNNDASVEFIAPIYCE; the protein is encoded by the coding sequence GTGAAGACTGCGAAGGTGCGCCTCGCGGCGTTCGGACTCGCGGTGGCCGGCACGCTGAGCGCGGCGGTGGTCATGGCGTCGCCGTCCTACGCGGAAACCATCGGGGCCAACTCCTGCGAGGGCACCGGGTTCAACGGGTACGGGGAAGTCGGCGGTTGCCTGTTCTACAACAGCAACAACGACGGGGCCTACTTCTTCTTCGACAAGAACATCCCCGACCTCGTCGACTACACCTTCAACCACCAGGGTGTGCCGCCGGCGGGATTGGGCCAGGGAGTGAAGAACAACGCGGCGAGCGCCTACAACAACTCCGATGCCTGCATGGAGATCTTCTTCAACAGCAACTACAAGGGGGCGTCCGAGATCCTTCCGCCGCACACCGGGACCAACAAGCTCGGCGTGACGTACAACAACGACGCGTCGGTCGAGTTCATCGCGCCTATCTACTGCGAGTAG